The Leptospira bouyouniensis genome window below encodes:
- a CDS encoding glycoside hydrolase family 130 protein, producing the protein MNTQNLELVRTGLELTPDYRRVLYRPLYIEPEERIIKILGRIQTLTETEVNNEINALLTSFEERHKRLKKFFLQRYQQIKKYLLTDHILSEERKLLIGAYFTQEYSLESAALFNPSIIWDKDQTNLPPGCKRFIMSLRATGEGHISSITFRSGIVDSENQITITNPTKYVSTSDNISNPIYEKKIFERKLSELDLLTDFSITILSLLDSYFTIEDLKLNLDKFTKNTKTKSSENRMTANGILSLALSNYEIQYDSEQKLSERIIFPHSPSESNGIEDARFVDFTDDDGNHIYYATYTAYDGKITFPQLLETRDFLHFKVSTLNGPEVKNKGMALFPRTINKQYAMLSRQDNENIFLMYSEDLHFWYNKELILKPTYPWEFIQLGNCGSPIELEEGWLVISHGVGPMRKYSIGAFLLEKLDPRIVIGRLIEPLLVPNEKEREGYVPNVVYSCGSAINAGELILPYAMSDRSIGFAKINLNQLVCQLTKNKKEN; encoded by the coding sequence ATGAATACACAAAATTTGGAACTCGTTCGAACTGGATTAGAACTAACACCTGATTATCGAAGGGTTTTATACCGACCTCTATATATTGAGCCAGAAGAACGAATCATTAAAATTTTAGGTAGAATTCAAACACTTACTGAGACAGAAGTAAATAATGAAATAAATGCACTACTCACTTCCTTTGAAGAAAGACATAAACGATTAAAAAAATTCTTTTTACAAAGATACCAACAAATAAAGAAATATCTTCTCACAGACCATATCCTTTCTGAAGAAAGAAAACTTTTGATAGGAGCTTACTTTACACAGGAGTACTCCTTAGAATCAGCAGCATTATTTAACCCCTCAATCATTTGGGATAAAGACCAAACCAATCTTCCTCCAGGTTGCAAACGTTTCATCATGAGTTTACGGGCCACGGGAGAAGGACATATATCATCTATTACTTTTAGATCAGGTATTGTAGATTCGGAAAACCAAATCACAATTACAAATCCAACCAAATATGTTTCTACCTCTGATAATATATCGAATCCAATCTATGAGAAAAAAATATTTGAACGAAAATTATCAGAGTTAGATTTACTAACTGATTTTTCGATTACTATACTTTCCCTTCTGGATTCTTATTTTACGATCGAAGATTTAAAATTGAATTTAGACAAATTCACAAAAAACACGAAAACAAAATCATCTGAAAACAGAATGACCGCTAATGGAATCCTTTCCTTAGCTTTGTCCAATTATGAAATTCAGTATGATAGTGAACAAAAGCTTTCCGAAAGAATCATTTTCCCACATTCACCTTCCGAAAGTAACGGAATAGAAGATGCTCGGTTTGTTGATTTTACAGATGACGATGGTAATCATATTTATTATGCAACCTATACTGCATATGATGGAAAAATCACATTCCCTCAACTATTAGAAACCAGAGATTTTTTACACTTTAAAGTAAGCACACTCAATGGACCCGAAGTAAAAAACAAGGGTATGGCACTATTCCCAAGAACAATTAACAAACAATATGCAATGTTGTCTAGGCAAGATAATGAAAACATTTTCCTTATGTATTCAGAGGACCTCCATTTTTGGTATAACAAGGAATTGATTTTAAAACCTACCTATCCTTGGGAATTCATCCAACTTGGAAATTGTGGATCACCAATAGAACTTGAAGAAGGTTGGTTAGTGATTAGCCACGGTGTAGGTCCAATGAGAAAATATTCAATTGGAGCTTTTCTCTTGGAAAAACTGGATCCACGGATCGTAATCGGAAGATTAATTGAACCCCTTCTCGTACCAAATGAAAAAGAAAGAGAAGGATATGTACCAAATGTAGTTTATAGTTGTGGAAGTGCGATAAACGCAGGTGAACTAATACTTCCTTACGCAATGTCTGATAGGTCGATCGGATTTGCAAAAATCAACCTAAATCAACTCGTATGTCAGCTCACTAAAAACAAAAAGGAAAACTAA
- a CDS encoding glycosidase: protein MNPNYPELFVRNSENPILTASMWPYPVHTVFNPGATILKDGNTLLLCRMEDRKGLSQLGIARSKNGLNHWIINPSPFMTAEPEIYPAECWGIEDPRITFISELNQYIICYVSYGKSGPSVSLAITENFEEQIKLGMVLKPNDKDAALFPRKIQDRWVMLHRPIDHNSANIWISYSVDLMHWKDRKLILGTRTGGWWDAEKIGLGAPPIETKEGWLIIYHGVKKNASGYLYRIGLALLDLEHPDICIKRTNDWIFAPETDYERFGDVKDVVFPCGLTLLADNDTIHLYYGAADTSIGVATGSVRKLLDWLQNQ from the coding sequence ATGAACCCCAACTATCCTGAATTATTTGTAAGAAACAGTGAAAATCCTATCCTAACAGCCAGTATGTGGCCATATCCTGTACATACTGTATTTAATCCAGGGGCAACTATTTTAAAAGATGGGAATACATTACTTTTATGTCGGATGGAAGATCGCAAAGGATTATCACAACTAGGGATTGCTAGGTCAAAAAATGGTTTAAACCATTGGATAATAAATCCAAGTCCATTTATGACAGCGGAACCAGAAATATATCCTGCTGAGTGTTGGGGAATTGAGGATCCAAGGATTACCTTTATTAGCGAATTAAATCAATATATAATTTGTTATGTTTCTTACGGAAAAAGTGGTCCTTCAGTTTCGCTAGCTATTACAGAAAATTTTGAAGAACAAATAAAACTTGGAATGGTTTTAAAACCTAATGATAAAGATGCAGCTTTATTCCCTAGAAAGATTCAAGATAGGTGGGTGATGCTTCACAGACCAATCGACCATAATAGTGCCAATATTTGGATATCTTATTCAGTGGATTTAATGCATTGGAAAGATCGGAAACTTATTTTGGGAACAAGGACAGGAGGTTGGTGGGATGCCGAAAAAATTGGTTTAGGAGCACCTCCTATCGAAACAAAGGAAGGTTGGCTTATTATCTATCATGGTGTTAAAAAAAATGCATCTGGATATCTGTATAGAATTGGATTAGCTTTGTTGGATTTGGAACATCCAGATATTTGTATCAAAAGAACAAATGACTGGATCTTTGCGCCCGAGACTGATTACGAAAGATTTGGTGACGTCAAAGATGTTGTATTCCCATGTGGATTAACACTATTAGCAGACAATGATACAATCCATTTATACTACGGGGCAGCCGATACAAGTATTGGTGTAGCTACGGGAAGTGTTCGCAAGTTACTCGACTGGCTTCAGAACCAATAA
- a CDS encoding glycosyltransferase family 4 protein, with the protein MKRVAFIGNYAPRQCGIATFTTDLCESISQQFPETACIALPVNDIDSGYAYPIRVRFELKEKDINSYHRAADFLNINNVDLVSLQFEYGIFGGRSGSHILSLLRDLHMPIVTTLHTILKEPDPDQRHVLEQLISLSDRIVVMSNTGAEILKNVYNIQSDKIDIIAHGIPDVPFVDPSFHKDLFGVEGKVVLMSFGLISANKGLENVILALPNIIQKFPNVVYIILGATHPQVLRNAGEAYRISLQLLARENKVEKNVLFYNKFVSQRELTEFIGATDIYITPYLEPNQIVSGTLAYTLGAGKAIISTPYWYAEEMLAEGRGILIPFHDNKTLSYEVIHLLENEAMRHSMRKKAYLFARSMIWSQVSRRYMESFRRAREEKRYYSSLGFNIKLRNTPPIEFPVLKLTHLEHMTDDTGMLQHAFFTLPNYGEGYTTDDNARALIVCKLIEDLDSDTTYKLSYRYLAFLWYAYNAKTKRFRNFMDYQRNWLEESGSEDSHGRSLMALGTILGIESLPKLPTIAGRLFEEALPSILTMNSPRAWAFSLLGLNEYFKRFKGDRRAESIRDELANRILQLSKENFKSEWFWFEQSLSYCNAILPHALLVSGKSMQNQNMVDIGLKSLFWLADLQKAKDDGGHFIPIGTNGFYTRGGLHARFDQQPVEAQTMVSASIDAFHITKDQFWKKEANRAFEWFLGRNDLKVSLYDPTTGGCRDGLHSDRMNENQGAESTLAFMQSMLEMRLEESINFSKGTI; encoded by the coding sequence GTGAAAAGAGTTGCCTTTATTGGTAACTATGCCCCAAGACAATGTGGGATTGCCACTTTTACAACTGACCTATGTGAATCCATTTCACAACAATTCCCTGAAACTGCCTGTATTGCACTCCCAGTAAATGATATCGACTCTGGTTATGCATACCCTATAAGAGTACGTTTTGAACTAAAAGAAAAGGACATCAATTCGTATCATCGCGCAGCAGATTTTTTAAACATCAACAATGTTGACCTCGTTTCACTTCAGTTCGAGTACGGAATTTTCGGAGGAAGGTCAGGAAGCCATATACTTTCCCTCCTGCGTGATTTACATATGCCGATTGTCACTACCTTACATACGATTCTTAAAGAACCAGATCCTGACCAACGACATGTATTAGAACAATTAATTTCATTATCAGATAGAATTGTAGTGATGAGCAACACTGGAGCCGAAATTTTAAAAAACGTTTATAACATCCAATCTGATAAAATTGATATCATCGCACATGGAATCCCAGACGTACCATTTGTAGATCCAAGTTTTCACAAAGATTTATTTGGTGTAGAGGGCAAAGTAGTTTTAATGAGTTTCGGACTAATTTCAGCTAACAAAGGATTGGAAAATGTAATTCTTGCTTTACCGAACATCATTCAAAAATTTCCAAATGTTGTTTATATTATCCTTGGTGCCACACATCCACAAGTACTTCGAAACGCAGGTGAAGCCTACAGAATTTCCTTACAGTTACTTGCAAGAGAAAACAAAGTTGAGAAAAATGTTCTCTTTTATAATAAATTTGTCAGCCAAAGAGAATTAACTGAATTCATTGGTGCAACTGATATTTATATTACGCCCTATTTAGAACCCAATCAAATTGTTTCGGGAACCCTTGCTTATACTTTAGGAGCTGGAAAAGCAATCATATCAACTCCTTATTGGTATGCAGAAGAAATGTTAGCTGAAGGAAGAGGAATCTTAATTCCTTTTCATGATAACAAAACTCTGAGTTATGAAGTAATCCATCTATTAGAAAACGAAGCCATGCGTCATTCTATGCGAAAAAAAGCATACCTATTCGCCCGGAGTATGATATGGTCGCAAGTTTCAAGGCGTTATATGGAATCTTTTCGTCGTGCCAGAGAAGAAAAAAGATACTATTCTTCATTAGGATTCAATATAAAATTAAGAAATACACCACCGATTGAATTTCCTGTTCTAAAATTAACTCACTTGGAACATATGACTGATGATACAGGTATGTTGCAACATGCATTTTTCACCTTACCAAATTACGGTGAAGGGTACACAACCGATGACAATGCACGTGCATTGATTGTGTGTAAGTTGATTGAAGATTTAGATTCTGATACCACTTACAAATTAAGCTATCGATACTTAGCCTTCTTATGGTATGCATATAATGCAAAAACAAAAAGATTTAGAAACTTTATGGATTATCAGAGAAATTGGTTAGAAGAATCAGGATCTGAAGATAGCCACGGAAGATCATTAATGGCCTTAGGAACAATTCTCGGAATAGAATCTCTCCCAAAATTACCAACCATAGCCGGTCGATTATTTGAAGAAGCACTTCCTTCAATATTAACTATGAATAGTCCAAGGGCATGGGCTTTTTCTCTTTTGGGCCTGAATGAATATTTTAAACGATTTAAAGGCGATAGGCGAGCAGAATCAATTAGAGACGAATTAGCAAATAGAATCTTGCAACTTTCCAAAGAAAACTTTAAATCCGAGTGGTTTTGGTTTGAACAATCACTTAGTTATTGTAATGCAATTCTTCCTCATGCACTTCTTGTTTCAGGAAAATCAATGCAAAATCAAAATATGGTAGATATTGGTTTAAAAAGTTTATTTTGGTTAGCTGATTTACAAAAAGCAAAGGATGATGGTGGTCATTTCATTCCTATTGGCACAAATGGATTTTACACTCGCGGAGGACTACATGCGAGATTTGACCAACAGCCTGTAGAGGCTCAAACAATGGTATCCGCATCAATCGACGCCTTTCATATTACCAAAGACCAATTTTGGAAAAAAGAAGCCAACCGAGCTTTTGAATGGTTTCTGGGAAGAAATGATTTAAAAGTTTCTTTATATGATCCTACTACTGGTGGTTGTCGCGACGGATTACATTCCGATCGTATGAATGAAAATCAAGGAGCAGAATCTACTTTAGCATTTATGCAAAGTATGTTAGAGATGCGGCTAGAAGAAAGTATCAATTTTTCAAAAGGTACTATATGA
- a CDS encoding antibiotic biosynthesis monooxygenase family protein, with amino-acid sequence MNQILIDRFQLPKEAKEVFLTRVKINREFIKTIPGFLSDEIYLCEKNNNILLVTVAKWKDQISLQNAKALVISEYQNQNFDMPQFLALNSIQIEREIFQNLESIE; translated from the coding sequence ATGAACCAAATTCTAATTGATCGATTCCAACTACCAAAAGAAGCAAAAGAAGTTTTTTTAACTCGAGTAAAAATCAACCGTGAATTTATAAAAACAATTCCAGGTTTTTTAAGTGATGAGATTTACCTTTGTGAAAAAAATAATAACATCCTACTTGTTACAGTAGCAAAATGGAAAGATCAAATCAGTTTACAAAATGCCAAGGCACTCGTCATTTCAGAGTATCAAAATCAAAATTTTGATATGCCTCAATTTTTAGCTCTTAACTCAATCCAAATAGAACGTGAGATTTTCCAAAATCTGGAATCTATTGAATAA
- a CDS encoding helix-turn-helix domain-containing protein, with amino-acid sequence MKIQSFSPSKLLSPYVQKYLIIKTEEGIENQILPSPHLVLSFQLSGSLHSIESEYSYDLPRMGIAGFRKSARTIIYHKKSSALLVLLTEIGAANFFQEPISEFNGKTLSLELLIPNQSLREIEEKLFESSSDLVRVNLIENFLIQNQREQKIDPIVSETLLKIKKSNGNLKIKDLKHGLPSSLDSLEKKFKNSIGTTMKHYSNLLRIHSAISSYSNQINLTEIAYNNGFFDQSHFNKEFKLFTGKSPKTFFEQKQIW; translated from the coding sequence ATGAAGATCCAGAGTTTTTCTCCATCCAAGTTACTCTCCCCTTATGTTCAAAAATACTTAATTATCAAAACAGAAGAAGGTATTGAGAACCAAATTCTACCATCTCCTCATCTAGTATTATCATTCCAACTTTCAGGAAGTTTACATTCAATTGAGTCTGAGTACTCGTATGATCTGCCGAGAATGGGCATTGCCGGGTTTAGGAAATCCGCAAGAACAATTATATATCATAAAAAATCTTCAGCGTTACTTGTTCTATTGACAGAAATTGGGGCTGCCAATTTTTTTCAGGAACCTATCTCCGAATTCAATGGTAAAACTTTAAGTTTAGAACTCTTAATTCCTAATCAATCATTGAGAGAGATAGAAGAAAAACTTTTTGAATCCTCGTCTGACTTAGTAAGAGTTAATCTCATTGAGAATTTTTTAATTCAAAATCAACGAGAGCAGAAAATTGATCCGATCGTTAGCGAAACTCTTTTAAAGATTAAAAAATCAAATGGGAATTTGAAGATAAAAGATTTAAAACATGGCCTACCAAGTAGTTTAGACTCATTAGAAAAAAAATTCAAAAATTCCATCGGAACAACAATGAAACATTATTCAAATCTGTTACGAATTCATTCAGCCATTTCTTCCTATTCGAACCAAATAAACCTAACAGAAATTGCTTATAATAATGGTTTTTTTGATCAATCCCATTTCAACAAAGAATTCAAACTTTTTACAGGAAAATCACCCAAAACTTTTTTTGAACAAAAACAAATTTGGTAA
- a CDS encoding methyl-accepting chemotaxis protein, protein MSSVSGNYLEKGSMIANTIRISFAIVMLSINIFFMVAIPTTERTMSLILSFLEFIVLSYGVYTFWLYKKQKFFLKFAYISILLDIIIYSSVFAIVVIMSKTPAEKVSIATLPFVMLVLLFVVIYSGFLLSYRLTMTVGYIAISSLLLYVFLAVMGGAEIKFIATAANQFGIPFIGINTIALICGVHMMSAVVKFMSNSSNEATKSAEEARLKSESANQTKQNIQQEAETLNKSVQEMLKFMDSLNTEIQTQVSSVEEISASMEELAASMDSASDFVKSQFTRIDDLNQESSVMDKILSEVYTSTINLAQTTDESKQYSLQVTTAMDSVSSNFEEIKESFQKVEEVNQILRDIADRTNLLALNASIEAARAGEHGRGFAVVAQEVAKLADSAQENASLISKIITQAAKQIVSGNTAASETKEKMGIQDKSFGILVSNLSDLKIKVEKQTSIHKSFLNSFQELFSLSKQLEVLASEQKTGTQEMSRALVSIEQSASSLASNTSHLRENVDGLSKQSQRLANHI, encoded by the coding sequence ATGTCATCAGTTTCTGGAAACTACTTAGAAAAAGGAAGTATGATCGCGAACACGATTCGCATTTCCTTTGCAATTGTGATGTTATCTATCAATATTTTTTTTATGGTGGCGATTCCAACGACCGAAAGAACGATGAGCCTTATTTTATCATTTCTAGAATTTATCGTTTTGTCATATGGTGTTTATACCTTTTGGCTTTATAAAAAACAAAAATTCTTTTTAAAATTTGCTTACATCTCCATTTTACTCGATATCATCATTTATTCCAGTGTTTTCGCCATTGTTGTCATTATGTCCAAAACACCTGCAGAAAAAGTTTCGATAGCGACATTACCTTTTGTAATGTTAGTTCTCCTATTTGTTGTTATTTACTCTGGTTTTCTTTTGTCATATCGTTTAACTATGACAGTTGGATACATTGCAATTTCAAGTTTACTACTTTATGTATTTTTAGCCGTAATGGGTGGTGCTGAAATTAAATTTATTGCGACTGCTGCAAATCAATTTGGGATTCCATTCATCGGGATTAATACAATCGCTTTGATTTGTGGTGTACATATGATGAGTGCCGTCGTAAAATTTATGTCGAATTCTAGTAATGAAGCAACAAAATCCGCCGAAGAAGCAAGATTAAAATCTGAATCCGCAAATCAAACAAAGCAAAACATCCAACAAGAAGCGGAAACGTTGAATAAAAGTGTCCAAGAAATGTTAAAATTTATGGATTCATTGAATACGGAAATCCAAACACAAGTTTCTAGCGTCGAAGAGATCAGTGCGTCAATGGAAGAACTTGCAGCTTCAATGGACAGTGCTAGCGATTTTGTGAAATCACAGTTTACAAGGATCGATGATTTAAACCAAGAAAGTTCAGTGATGGATAAAATTTTATCTGAAGTATACACTTCAACAATCAATTTAGCACAAACCACTGATGAATCAAAACAATATAGTCTTCAAGTAACGACAGCTATGGATTCAGTTAGCTCCAATTTTGAAGAAATTAAAGAAAGCTTTCAAAAAGTGGAAGAAGTAAACCAAATTTTACGAGACATAGCTGATCGAACCAACTTACTTGCATTAAATGCTTCGATTGAAGCAGCTCGTGCTGGTGAACATGGAAGGGGTTTTGCTGTAGTAGCTCAAGAAGTTGCAAAACTTGCTGACAGTGCACAGGAAAATGCATCACTAATTTCAAAAATCATTACACAAGCGGCTAAACAAATTGTGAGCGGAAATACGGCAGCTTCCGAAACGAAAGAAAAAATGGGAATCCAGGATAAAAGTTTTGGTATCCTCGTTTCTAACCTTTCTGATTTAAAAATTAAAGTAGAAAAACAAACATCCATTCATAAATCTTTTTTAAATTCATTCCAAGAATTGTTTTCACTTTCCAAACAATTGGAAGTTTTGGCATCCGAACAAAAAACAGGAACACAAGAAATGTCAAGAGCGCTTGTATCGATTGAACAATCTGCTTCGTCTCTTGCATCCAATACTTCCCACTTGCGTGAAAATGTGGATGGACTCTCAAAGCAATCACAGCGATTGGCAAATCACATTTAA
- a CDS encoding DUF1566 domain-containing protein yields MKRILVRFSLFILLISLFVSGNCSPLYYLLFQTTTSKKDSGGSIQSTLTLLALVQLNQSVRYPWGTFTDNRDGTVLFIGNAGTFGGQVYTETTLTYAKCSSGQTWLQESNSCSPEVPNQVFYCPTNDNSCNDIGTFLLNNSTSAAYTYCDTLELGGRSNWRVATKNELKLTVACSENPTDIPVDDDLAGCGSVKRYFLNTTIFPLAGAGAIGPYWTANAQTSGVAWYIDYMRGYTTGSGKAFARSVRCVSEP; encoded by the coding sequence ATGAAACGAATTTTAGTTCGTTTTTCACTATTCATTTTATTGATATCCTTATTTGTCTCCGGTAATTGTTCACCTCTATACTATTTGTTATTCCAAACTACAACTTCCAAAAAAGATTCGGGCGGATCAATACAATCAACACTAACCCTTCTTGCTTTAGTACAATTAAATCAGTCTGTCAGATACCCATGGGGAACTTTTACAGACAACAGAGATGGAACCGTACTATTCATAGGGAATGCTGGCACATTTGGTGGGCAAGTATACACAGAAACAACTCTAACGTATGCAAAATGTTCAAGTGGTCAGACATGGCTCCAAGAAAGCAATTCCTGTTCGCCAGAGGTTCCAAATCAAGTATTTTACTGCCCCACCAATGACAATTCTTGTAATGATATAGGTACTTTTTTATTAAATAATTCGACAAGTGCTGCCTACACGTATTGCGATACATTGGAGTTAGGTGGACGATCCAATTGGCGTGTCGCAACGAAAAATGAGTTAAAACTGACGGTTGCTTGTTCTGAAAATCCTACGGATATACCAGTAGACGATGATTTGGCAGGTTGCGGAAGTGTCAAACGTTACTTCCTTAATACAACGATCTTCCCTTTGGCAGGGGCTGGTGCGATCGGTCCATATTGGACTGCCAATGCACAAACCTCCGGTGTAGCATGGTATATAGATTATATGAGGGGTTACACTACCGGCTCAGGGAAAGCATTTGCTAGGTCAGTTAGGTGTGTATCGGAGCCATAA
- a CDS encoding LIC_13387 family protein codes for MNQKSLFLKIAFGLVLFTCFGHTMGTFMEIPPEQVAVANAQMVLESTMVPLPMGFQKSFADIFLGNNISVSVYLLITGIIFLVISGAKQFDPIVKKLLMINSFGMAMLSVISILYFFPLPAICTGLAAIFGFVSAFLPEK; via the coding sequence ATGAATCAAAAATCATTATTTTTAAAAATTGCATTTGGATTGGTTTTGTTTACTTGTTTCGGACATACGATGGGAACTTTTATGGAAATTCCACCTGAGCAAGTTGCAGTGGCAAATGCACAAATGGTTTTGGAAAGTACGATGGTTCCGCTACCAATGGGATTTCAAAAATCCTTTGCTGATATATTTTTAGGAAATAATATCAGTGTTAGTGTGTATTTGTTGATTACTGGAATCATTTTTCTGGTTATATCTGGTGCAAAACAATTTGATCCGATTGTAAAAAAATTGTTAATGATTAATAGTTTTGGAATGGCAATGCTTTCTGTGATCAGCATTTTGTATTTCTTTCCATTGCCTGCTATTTGCACAGGACTTGCCGCTATATTTGGGTTTGTATCTGCGTTTTTGCCTGAAAAATAA
- a CDS encoding ArsR/SmtB family transcription factor — protein sequence MTKYSESLNLVFQNLADPTRRAVLEKLSSGPATVSEMYASFEMALPSFMQHLSLLEKARLVKSYKFGRVRTFELEPNTLKIAETWLDKQRSMWEKRLDQLDSFLYKMKDKKNE from the coding sequence GTGACTAAGTATTCAGAATCATTAAACCTCGTGTTTCAAAATCTAGCGGACCCAACTAGACGGGCGGTTTTGGAAAAACTGAGTTCGGGACCAGCAACTGTAAGCGAAATGTACGCATCTTTTGAGATGGCACTTCCTTCTTTTATGCAACATCTCTCGTTACTTGAAAAAGCAAGGCTTGTAAAATCTTATAAGTTCGGTCGAGTTCGAACTTTCGAATTAGAACCAAATACTTTGAAAATTGCAGAGACCTGGCTAGATAAACAAAGATCGATGTGGGAAAAACGATTAGATCAATTGGATAGTTTTTTATATAAAATGAAGGATAAAAAAAATGAATGA
- a CDS encoding SRPBCC family protein: MNDSLLKINPNIDLVLERTVDVPVELVWDAWTIPEQLKQWFCPLPWKTIDCEIDLRPGGIFRTVMESPEGMKVPGIGCYLEVIPNKRLTWTSALQPGYRPSLADPNDPFGFFTGVVNLEKTEKGTKYTAIAIHTDENQKKKHEEMGFHEGWGAAFDQLVAMIKKGKT; this comes from the coding sequence ATGAATGATTCGCTTTTGAAAATAAATCCTAATATCGATTTGGTATTAGAAAGAACCGTAGATGTTCCTGTGGAACTAGTTTGGGATGCATGGACAATACCAGAACAGTTGAAGCAGTGGTTTTGTCCTCTACCTTGGAAAACAATTGATTGCGAAATTGATTTAAGGCCTGGAGGAATATTTAGAACCGTTATGGAGTCACCAGAAGGAATGAAAGTTCCAGGTATTGGCTGTTATTTGGAAGTCATTCCCAACAAAAGACTAACATGGACAAGCGCACTACAACCAGGTTATCGTCCTTCCCTCGCTGATCCCAATGATCCTTTTGGATTTTTTACTGGGGTCGTAAACTTAGAAAAAACGGAAAAAGGTACGAAGTATACGGCGATCGCAATCCATACGGATGAAAATCAGAAAAAGAAACATGAAGAAATGGGATTTCATGAAGGTTGGGGAGCCGCATTCGATCAACTTGTTGCCATGATAAAAAAAGGAAAAACCTAA
- a CDS encoding WG repeat-containing protein, which yields MKRLYFVLILLLSTCTGSSSLINQKQDNNQLNCPIEYSQSYSIVNGKEVVTINSGEETVLLQFDYIHPFQEGLAAVLIDGYWGFIDKNGKIVIQPEFEHVRDFVEGLASFSVGAVIELEDEGKFGFIDQTGKIVVEPKFDQVTDFKEGLASIKLDEKYGLIDKTGKLVIEPKFEYFILFSEGLAPVKEGFHGKTGYIDKTGKYIIQPYLNVGYYFYEGLAVASINGKLVWIDKFGNPAINSNFYSIGSFQEGLAAIQIEKGGKYGFIDKTGKIIIKPQFDSVKEFENGFARVILGKWGVIKKPNCI from the coding sequence ATGAAACGACTCTATTTTGTTTTAATACTACTGCTAAGTACGTGCACGGGTTCTAGTAGTTTAATCAATCAAAAACAAGACAACAATCAACTGAACTGCCCTATCGAATATTCGCAAAGTTATAGCATTGTCAATGGTAAAGAAGTTGTTACAATCAATTCTGGAGAAGAAACCGTTTTGTTGCAGTTCGATTATATTCATCCGTTTCAAGAAGGACTCGCTGCAGTTTTGATAGATGGTTATTGGGGATTCATTGACAAAAATGGGAAAATCGTAATACAACCAGAGTTTGAACATGTTCGTGATTTTGTTGAAGGGTTGGCATCGTTTTCTGTTGGAGCAGTAATTGAGTTAGAAGATGAGGGTAAATTTGGTTTTATCGATCAAACTGGAAAGATTGTTGTCGAACCAAAATTTGATCAGGTAACCGATTTTAAGGAGGGTTTGGCTTCGATTAAACTGGACGAAAAGTACGGCCTTATAGACAAAACAGGAAAGTTAGTCATTGAACCTAAGTTCGAATATTTCATTCTATTTAGCGAAGGTCTTGCACCAGTGAAAGAGGGTTTTCATGGTAAGACTGGTTACATCGATAAAACTGGAAAGTATATCATCCAACCTTATCTTAATGTCGGTTATTATTTTTATGAAGGTCTCGCTGTTGCTTCCATCAATGGCAAACTTGTTTGGATTGACAAATTTGGCAATCCGGCAATCAATTCAAATTTCTATTCTATCGGAAGCTTTCAGGAAGGTCTAGCCGCCATTCAAATTGAGAAAGGTGGTAAATATGGTTTTATTGATAAAACAGGTAAGATCATCATCAAACCGCAGTTCGATTCTGTGAAAGAATTCGAAAATGGATTTGCTCGCGTAATTTTGGGCAAATGGGGTGTGATCAAAAAACCAAATTGTATATAA
- a CDS encoding GIY-YIG nuclease family protein — MGYMYILVCSDGSYYTGSTKYLSRRIDQHQRGEGSNYTKKRLPVKLIYFEAYTRIDHAFYREKQVQGWSRKKKESLMRQDFHHLKLQAKKVWRIKGNGITIKM; from the coding sequence ATGGGATACATGTATATTTTAGTTTGTTCGGATGGATCGTATTACACTGGTAGTACGAAGTATTTAAGCAGAAGGATTGATCAACACCAAAGGGGTGAAGGTTCTAATTATACAAAGAAACGCTTGCCTGTAAAATTAATTTACTTTGAAGCATATACTCGGATTGACCATGCGTTTTATCGTGAAAAGCAAGTGCAAGGTTGGTCTCGGAAGAAAAAGGAATCGTTAATGAGGCAGGATTTCCATCATCTCAAACTCCAGGCAAAGAAAGTATGGAGAATCAAAGGAAACGGAATAACAATCAAAATGTAA